Proteins encoded together in one Thermoplasmata archaeon window:
- the map gene encoding type II methionyl aminopeptidase, giving the protein MPPRDELDRWRAAGRIASRARDLGVRLTVPGARRRDVAETVEAFIRQAGAAPAFPVNLSRNDEAAHFTPGPDDELAFEPGDVVKVDVGAHLDGAIADTAETVEVGGTHRFDNLVRAAREGVRAGIAEVRAGAEVEAVGRAVAAAIRARGLKPIVELTGHSIERYLLHAGKSVPNVPGHDGGRFVEGEIVAIEPFATNGRGSIENGPFGNILRFRSDPGPADPVLARLFARFRTLPFAVRWAEGPEERAAIQRARRSLQSYPVFVERGHGRVAQAEHTVLVAAGGAEVLSAPLSE; this is encoded by the coding sequence CTGCCGCCCCGCGACGAGCTGGACCGCTGGCGAGCGGCCGGGCGGATCGCCTCCCGGGCCCGGGACCTGGGAGTTCGGCTGACGGTGCCCGGCGCGCGCCGGCGCGACGTCGCCGAGACGGTCGAGGCGTTCATCCGCCAGGCCGGCGCGGCGCCGGCGTTCCCCGTCAACCTCTCGAGGAACGACGAGGCCGCGCATTTCACGCCGGGGCCCGACGACGAGCTCGCGTTCGAGCCCGGCGACGTCGTGAAGGTCGACGTCGGCGCGCACCTCGACGGCGCGATCGCCGACACGGCGGAGACCGTCGAGGTCGGCGGGACGCACCGCTTCGACAACCTGGTGCGCGCGGCCCGCGAGGGGGTCCGCGCTGGGATCGCGGAGGTGCGCGCCGGCGCCGAGGTCGAGGCGGTCGGGCGGGCGGTCGCGGCCGCGATCCGGGCCCGGGGCCTCAAGCCGATCGTCGAGCTCACCGGCCACTCGATCGAGCGCTACCTGCTGCACGCGGGCAAGTCGGTGCCGAACGTGCCCGGTCACGACGGCGGGAGGTTCGTCGAGGGGGAGATCGTCGCGATCGAACCGTTCGCCACCAACGGCCGCGGCTCGATCGAGAACGGACCGTTCGGCAACATCCTGAGGTTCCGCTCCGACCCCGGGCCGGCGGATCCGGTGCTCGCCCGACTGTTCGCGCGCTTCCGCACGCTCCCATTCGCGGTCCGCTGGGCGGAGGGCCCCGAGGAGCGCGCGGCGATCCAGCGCGCCCGACGCTCGCTGCAGTCCTACCCCGTGTTCGTCGAGCGCGGGCACGGGCGGGTCGCCCAGGCCGAGCACACGGTGCTCGTCGCGGCCGGCGGGGCCGAGGTCCTGTCCGCCCCGCTCTCCGAGTGA
- the ndk gene encoding nucleoside-diphosphate kinase, with translation MAEGNLERTLVLVKPDGVKRGIVGEILTRFERKGLKILAAKTLRVAPELAQRHYAEHQGKPFYPALIQHITSGPVFAIALEGRSAIPVVRLLTGATNPQTAAPGTVRGDLALGLTPNLVHASDSLESAARELALYFSPEEFLGYSRIGEEYF, from the coding sequence ATGGCGGAAGGCAACCTCGAGCGGACCCTCGTCCTGGTCAAGCCCGACGGCGTGAAGCGCGGTATCGTCGGGGAGATCCTGACCCGTTTTGAGCGCAAGGGCCTCAAGATCCTCGCGGCCAAGACCCTCCGCGTCGCCCCGGAGCTGGCCCAGCGCCACTACGCCGAACACCAGGGCAAGCCGTTCTACCCGGCCCTGATCCAGCACATCACGTCCGGGCCGGTCTTCGCGATCGCCCTCGAGGGCCGCTCGGCGATACCCGTCGTCCGGCTCCTGACCGGAGCGACGAACCCCCAGACCGCTGCGCCCGGGACCGTGCGGGGCGACCTCGCCCTCGGGCTGACGCCCAACCTGGTCCACGCCTCCGACTCGCTGGAGTCCGCCGCCCGCGAGCTCGCGCTGTACTTCTCGCCCGAGGAGTTCCTCGGCTACTCGCGCATCGGCGAGGAGTACTTCTAG
- a CDS encoding L-threonylcarbamoyladenylate synthase, with the protein MGAALAAAVRALATGGLVVYPTDTLYALGASARDRTAVARLVAAKGRPRGMPISIAVSSIEEIEPLAELSPKARRFVRTHLPGPFTVLARPSASARRAFADEIAGARRTIGLRVPDHPIARELARRAGPVIATSANRHGTSPCPSIAAVRRTFGPAVAVYVAGGPRPSGRPSALVDLTGTEPRPLARR; encoded by the coding sequence ATGGGGGCCGCGCTCGCGGCGGCGGTGCGCGCGCTCGCTACGGGGGGCCTCGTAGTGTATCCGACCGATACCCTCTACGCTCTCGGGGCGTCCGCTCGCGACCGGACGGCCGTCGCCCGGCTCGTCGCGGCCAAGGGCCGACCCCGCGGCATGCCGATCTCGATCGCGGTGAGCTCGATCGAGGAGATCGAGCCGCTCGCGGAGCTCTCGCCGAAGGCGCGGCGGTTCGTCCGCACGCACCTCCCCGGCCCGTTCACCGTCCTCGCCCGGCCGAGCGCGTCGGCCCGGCGCGCCTTCGCCGACGAGATCGCCGGCGCGCGGCGGACGATCGGCCTAAGGGTGCCCGACCATCCGATCGCGCGCGAACTCGCCCGCCGCGCCGGCCCCGTGATCGCCACGTCGGCGAACCGGCACGGGACCTCTCCGTGCCCCTCGATCGCCGCGGTCCGCCGCACCTTCGGCCCGGCCGTCGCGGTCTACGTCGCCGGCGGGCCACGCCCCTCCGGTCGCCCCTCCGCGCTGGTCGACCTCACCGGGACCGAACCGCGCCCGCTCGCGAGGAGGTGA